One window of the Peromyscus leucopus breed LL Stock chromosome 17, UCI_PerLeu_2.1, whole genome shotgun sequence genome contains the following:
- the Upf3a gene encoding regulator of nonsense transcripts 3A isoform X1: MRSEEGAGGLGEALPARAPSWREKLSGPEAPFRRESPRREPAAAPAPAFSESGAGKPREEKRTALSKVVLRRLPPGLTKEQLEEQLRPLPAHDYFEVVAADLSLYPHLYSRAYINFRNPDDILLFRDRFDGYIFIGNKGLEYPAVVEFAPFQKIAKKKLKKKDAKTGSIEDDPEYKQFLETYSLEEEKTGASPETLLGEIEVRTRELLARRTTPLLEYIKNRKLEKQRLREEKREERRRRELEKKRFREEEKRRRREEERCKRKEADKQKRTEKEVKIKLLKKLETGEEATTEKPKERGDSVGPGDEKQEARPVEGLLPETPGERLQDGSDKEQRDKRFREKEPETPRCHPDGCRKHSSHSEFARFSRRTEDEPKWGKAFTQDRGKKGSQDGGVPVDKAERASRGQECDSLGLRKEHLGNKVL; encoded by the exons ATGCGCTCCGAAGAGGGGGCCGGAGGCCTGGGTGAGGCCCTTCCTGCGCGGGCTCCCAGCTGGAGGGAGAAACTGTCGGGCCCGGAGGCCCCGTTCCGCCGCGAATCGCCGCGGAGGGAGCCGGCGGCAGCGCCGGCCCCGGCCTTCAGCGAGAGCGGGGCGGGCAAGCCTCGCGAGGAGAAGAGGACGGCCCTGAGCAAG GTGGTCCTCCGGCGTCTGCCCCCCGGCCTCACCAAAGAGCAGCTGGAAGAGCAACTGCGCCCCCTGCCTGCGCACGATTACTTCGAGGTGGTGGCTGCGGACCTCAG TCTCTATCCTCATCTCTACTCAAGAGCATACATTAATTTTCGGAACCCCGATGACATCCTTCTGTTCAGAGATCGTTTTGATGGATATATCTTCATTGGCAATAAAG GCCTGGAGTATCCTGCAGTGGTGGAGTTTGCTCCCTTCCAGAAGATTGCCAAAAAGAAGCTGAAGAAGAAAGACGCCAAGACTGGAAGCATTGAAGATG ATCCAGAATATAAACAGTTTCTGGAAACATAcagtttggaggaagaaaaaaccGGTGCTAGTCCTGAGACACTCCTGGGAGAGATCGAAGTGAGGACAAGAGAACTCCTCG CCAGAAGAACCACACCTCTTTtggaatatattaaaaatagaaaactagAAAAGCAG AGACTTCGAGAAGAAAAGCGCGAAGAGcggaggaggagggagctggagaagaAGCGTTTccgggaagaggagaaaaggagaaggagagaggaggagagatgtAAAAGGAAAGAGGCGGATAAGCAGAAGAGAACCGAGAAGGAGGTGAAGATTAAG CTTCTTAAAAAGCTGGAAACAGGAGAAGAAGcaaccacagagaaacccaaagAAAGAGGTGACTCAGTTGGTCCTGGAGACGAGAAGCAGGAAGCCCGGCCAGTGGAAGGCCTGCTGCCGGAGACGCCTGGGGAGAG GTTACAGGATGGCAGTGATAAAGAGCAAAGGGACAAAAGATTTCGAGAGAAAGAACCTGAAACTCCAAGATGTCACCCAGATGGTTGCAGAAAGCACAGCAGTCACTCTGAGTTTGCCAGGTTTTCCAGGAGGACCGAAGATGAACCCAAGTGGGGGAAAGCCTTCACCCAggatagagggaagaaagggagccaGGATGGGGGAGTCCCTGtggacaaggcagagagagcgaGCAGGGGACAAGAGTGTGACAGCCTGGGCCTAAGAAAGGAGCACCTGGGGAACAAGGTTCTGTAG
- the Upf3a gene encoding regulator of nonsense transcripts 3A isoform X3, which yields MRSEEGAGGLGEALPARAPSWREKLSGPEAPFRRESPRREPAAAPAPAFSESGAGKPREEKRTALSKVVLRRLPPGLTKEQLEEQLRPLPAHDYFEVVAADLSLYPHLYSRAYINFRNPDDILLFRDRFDGYIFIGNKGLEYPAVVEFAPFQKIAKKKLKKKDAKTGSIEDDPEYKQFLETYSLEEEKTGASPETLLGEIEVRTRELLARRTTPLLEYIKNRKLEKQRLREEKREERRRRELEKKRFREEEKRRRREEERCKRKEADKQKRTEKEVKIKLLKKLETGEEATTEKPKERGDSVGPGDEKQEARPVEGLLPETPGERF from the exons ATGCGCTCCGAAGAGGGGGCCGGAGGCCTGGGTGAGGCCCTTCCTGCGCGGGCTCCCAGCTGGAGGGAGAAACTGTCGGGCCCGGAGGCCCCGTTCCGCCGCGAATCGCCGCGGAGGGAGCCGGCGGCAGCGCCGGCCCCGGCCTTCAGCGAGAGCGGGGCGGGCAAGCCTCGCGAGGAGAAGAGGACGGCCCTGAGCAAG GTGGTCCTCCGGCGTCTGCCCCCCGGCCTCACCAAAGAGCAGCTGGAAGAGCAACTGCGCCCCCTGCCTGCGCACGATTACTTCGAGGTGGTGGCTGCGGACCTCAG TCTCTATCCTCATCTCTACTCAAGAGCATACATTAATTTTCGGAACCCCGATGACATCCTTCTGTTCAGAGATCGTTTTGATGGATATATCTTCATTGGCAATAAAG GCCTGGAGTATCCTGCAGTGGTGGAGTTTGCTCCCTTCCAGAAGATTGCCAAAAAGAAGCTGAAGAAGAAAGACGCCAAGACTGGAAGCATTGAAGATG ATCCAGAATATAAACAGTTTCTGGAAACATAcagtttggaggaagaaaaaaccGGTGCTAGTCCTGAGACACTCCTGGGAGAGATCGAAGTGAGGACAAGAGAACTCCTCG CCAGAAGAACCACACCTCTTTtggaatatattaaaaatagaaaactagAAAAGCAG AGACTTCGAGAAGAAAAGCGCGAAGAGcggaggaggagggagctggagaagaAGCGTTTccgggaagaggagaaaaggagaaggagagaggaggagagatgtAAAAGGAAAGAGGCGGATAAGCAGAAGAGAACCGAGAAGGAGGTGAAGATTAAG CTTCTTAAAAAGCTGGAAACAGGAGAAGAAGcaaccacagagaaacccaaagAAAGAGGTGACTCAGTTGGTCCTGGAGACGAGAAGCAGGAAGCCCGGCCAGTGGAAGGCCTGCTGCCGGAGACGCCTGGGGAGAG
- the Upf3a gene encoding regulator of nonsense transcripts 3A isoform X2: MRSEEGAGGLGEALPARAPSWREKLSGPEAPFRRESPRREPAAAPAPAFSESGAGKPREEKRTALSKVVLRRLPPGLTKEQLEEQLRPLPAHDYFEVVAADLSLYPHLYSRAYINFRNPDDILLFRDRFDGYIFIGNKGLEYPAVVEFAPFQKIAKKKLKKKDAKTGSIEDDPEYKQFLETYSLEEEKTGASPETLLGEIEVRTRELLARRTTPLLEYIKNRKLEKQRLREEKREERRRRELEKKRFREEEKRRRREEERCKRKEADKQKRTEKEVKIKLLKKLETGEEATTEKPKERGDSVGPGDEKQEARPVEGLLPETPGESRAESL, from the exons ATGCGCTCCGAAGAGGGGGCCGGAGGCCTGGGTGAGGCCCTTCCTGCGCGGGCTCCCAGCTGGAGGGAGAAACTGTCGGGCCCGGAGGCCCCGTTCCGCCGCGAATCGCCGCGGAGGGAGCCGGCGGCAGCGCCGGCCCCGGCCTTCAGCGAGAGCGGGGCGGGCAAGCCTCGCGAGGAGAAGAGGACGGCCCTGAGCAAG GTGGTCCTCCGGCGTCTGCCCCCCGGCCTCACCAAAGAGCAGCTGGAAGAGCAACTGCGCCCCCTGCCTGCGCACGATTACTTCGAGGTGGTGGCTGCGGACCTCAG TCTCTATCCTCATCTCTACTCAAGAGCATACATTAATTTTCGGAACCCCGATGACATCCTTCTGTTCAGAGATCGTTTTGATGGATATATCTTCATTGGCAATAAAG GCCTGGAGTATCCTGCAGTGGTGGAGTTTGCTCCCTTCCAGAAGATTGCCAAAAAGAAGCTGAAGAAGAAAGACGCCAAGACTGGAAGCATTGAAGATG ATCCAGAATATAAACAGTTTCTGGAAACATAcagtttggaggaagaaaaaaccGGTGCTAGTCCTGAGACACTCCTGGGAGAGATCGAAGTGAGGACAAGAGAACTCCTCG CCAGAAGAACCACACCTCTTTtggaatatattaaaaatagaaaactagAAAAGCAG AGACTTCGAGAAGAAAAGCGCGAAGAGcggaggaggagggagctggagaagaAGCGTTTccgggaagaggagaaaaggagaaggagagaggaggagagatgtAAAAGGAAAGAGGCGGATAAGCAGAAGAGAACCGAGAAGGAGGTGAAGATTAAG CTTCTTAAAAAGCTGGAAACAGGAGAAGAAGcaaccacagagaaacccaaagAAAGAGGTGACTCAGTTGGTCCTGGAGACGAGAAGCAGGAAGCCCGGCCAGTGGAAGGCCTGCTGCCGGAGACGCCTGGGGAGAG